The Halorussus limi genome includes a region encoding these proteins:
- the glmM gene encoding phosphoglucosamine mutase → MFGTSGIRGEVGQKVTAQLAFDVGRALASEGHDRVVVGRDARESGKLLADAVSAGLRDCGADAVRAGVVATPTLARSVWQVNGDAGVEVTASHNPPKDNGLKLWDVTSRAFDRSKRDAVADRVADGTFAPRSSSELGSEIAAPDLAENHRAALREATDLDADLSVVVDAGNGPGVLTADALRDLGCSVTTLNGERDGRLSGRPSEPTADHCRDLRAVVAGSDADFGVAHDGDADRTMAVTEDGEFVPGDVLLALFGRRYAEEGTQVAAPLNTSLAVDDALASVGASLTRTKVGDGFVAERLREEGVVFGGEPSGAWIWPDETFCPDGPLAACRLAQLVGEEGPLGELVETVETYPTERTSVRTDDKRAKMEAAADALADEYDDLDTRDGVRVEVEDGWFLVRASGTQPLVRVTAEAETEARAGELFDRAVELVDESSVGSAGGSLMSSCNGV, encoded by the coding sequence ATGTTCGGAACCAGCGGCATCCGCGGCGAAGTCGGCCAGAAAGTGACCGCGCAGTTGGCGTTCGACGTGGGTCGGGCCTTGGCGTCGGAGGGCCACGACCGGGTCGTCGTCGGCCGGGACGCCCGCGAGAGCGGCAAACTCCTCGCCGACGCGGTCAGCGCGGGCCTGCGTGACTGCGGGGCCGACGCGGTCCGGGCGGGGGTCGTCGCCACGCCGACGCTCGCTCGGAGCGTCTGGCAGGTCAACGGCGACGCCGGGGTCGAAGTGACCGCCAGCCACAACCCGCCGAAGGACAACGGTCTGAAGCTCTGGGACGTGACCTCGCGGGCGTTCGACCGGTCGAAGCGCGACGCCGTCGCCGACCGCGTGGCCGACGGGACGTTCGCGCCCCGGTCGTCCAGCGAGTTGGGCAGCGAAATCGCCGCGCCCGACTTGGCGGAGAACCACCGGGCCGCGCTCCGCGAGGCGACCGACCTCGACGCCGACCTCTCGGTGGTCGTGGACGCGGGCAACGGGCCGGGCGTCCTGACCGCCGACGCGCTCCGGGACCTCGGCTGTTCGGTCACGACGCTGAACGGCGAGCGCGACGGCAGACTCTCGGGTCGCCCGAGCGAACCGACTGCAGACCACTGTCGTGACCTCCGGGCCGTCGTCGCGGGAAGCGACGCCGACTTCGGGGTCGCTCACGACGGCGACGCCGACCGAACGATGGCCGTCACCGAAGACGGCGAGTTCGTCCCGGGCGACGTGCTGTTGGCGCTGTTCGGGCGGCGCTACGCCGAGGAGGGGACGCAGGTCGCCGCGCCGCTGAACACCAGCCTCGCGGTGGACGACGCGCTGGCGTCGGTCGGGGCCTCGCTGACCCGGACGAAGGTCGGCGACGGCTTCGTGGCCGAGCGACTGCGCGAGGAGGGCGTCGTCTTCGGCGGCGAACCCAGCGGCGCGTGGATATGGCCCGACGAGACGTTCTGCCCCGACGGCCCGCTGGCGGCCTGCCGACTCGCCCAACTCGTCGGCGAGGAGGGACCGCTCGGCGAACTCGTCGAGACGGTCGAGACCTACCCGACCGAGCGGACCAGCGTCCGGACCGACGACAAGCGCGCGAAGATGGAGGCCGCCGCCGACGCGCTCGCCGACGAGTACGACGACCTCGACACCCGCGACGGGGTCCGGGTCGAAGTCGAAGACGGTTGGTTCCTCGTCCGCGCGAGCGGAACTCAACCGCTGGTCCGCGTGACCGCCGAGGCCGAGACCGAGGCGCGCGCCGGCGAACTGTTCGACCGGGCGGTCGAACTGGTCGACGAGTCCTCAGTCGGCTCCGCCGGCGGGTCGCTGATGAGCAGTTGTAACGGCGTGTGA
- a CDS encoding DUF7344 domain-containing protein, whose amino-acid sequence MSVSKEPVESIDTTDATAEATETDDELTRDDIFHLLQCRRRRLVLKYLQEHDTPVKMTDITEKIAAVEHDTTVAALKSQERQRVYIALYQSHLPKLDEEGIIEYQQNRGIVERTDRTDAFDRYLDGEPSMREDDAPERRATDAGGDALDRDDEASGREWSPLHVGGAGFGLALLASLFAALPNAPVPSGAGIAIAAMTVVALVAASVRGEFAGDAFDRNDDE is encoded by the coding sequence ATGTCTGTAAGCAAGGAACCGGTCGAATCGATCGACACGACCGACGCCACGGCCGAAGCGACCGAGACCGACGACGAACTGACGCGAGACGACATCTTCCACCTGCTCCAGTGTCGCCGGCGTCGGCTCGTCCTCAAGTATCTGCAGGAACACGACACGCCGGTCAAGATGACCGACATCACCGAGAAGATAGCGGCCGTCGAACACGACACCACGGTCGCGGCGCTCAAATCCCAAGAGCGCCAGCGCGTCTACATCGCGCTCTACCAGTCCCATCTCCCGAAACTGGACGAGGAGGGCATCATCGAGTACCAGCAGAACCGGGGCATCGTGGAGCGCACCGACCGCACCGACGCCTTCGACCGCTACCTCGACGGGGAACCGTCGATGCGCGAGGACGACGCGCCCGAGCGCCGCGCGACCGACGCCGGCGGCGACGCTCTGGACCGGGACGACGAGGCCTCGGGCCGCGAGTGGTCGCCGCTCCACGTCGGCGGCGCGGGCTTCGGTCTCGCGCTGCTGGCCAGTCTCTTCGCGGCGCTCCCGAACGCGCCGGTCCCGAGCGGGGCGGGAATCGCCATCGCCGCGATGACCGTCGTCGCGCTGGTCGCGGCCAGCGTCCGGGGCGAGTTCGCCGGGGACGCGTTCGACCGGAACGACGACGAGTAA
- a CDS encoding helix-turn-helix transcriptional regulator: MNKKITRGGVVGAVLLLLSAGLLPHVAAASGTVTHSHPAKKTVARDAAPISTTASVPNVTSVAISGDQFASVDGTPYVWRSSVRRFDADLAIDTSGAYTLCLSTDSGANRTAAACERFSVNATGDPSNATVVGTNASVVSVAPNGTFSADATRATLTLRNATTNATLDTAVVGLAEKSGDIDRDGLTNRRELAAGTGVGATDTDGDGLADPAEIEGGTDPTAADSDGDGLNDGPEVGNYSTDPNGGDTDGDGIGDRTEVAAGTDPTLVDTDGDRLPDDEERDRDTDPTAVDTDGDGLSDFTELEAGTDPLATDTDTDGVQDDAELQGDIDPTDPDSDDDGLLDGEEHEVGTDPTAADSDGDGLNDQTEVERFGTGPLDTDTDGDFLSDQTEVKLGVSPHDSLSPAWITGGVLGFWAGVGLTVFLTRWDWPSLGPRIARAVPSRFQRGASAKSRSSPGANVNPAETATSADVPASRSDGVAPRDASTLPAATGDEADVGDRTDTADSGAAVGRTGADAPADAADRTAVEVAAAAEAELVSDAELVRRMLRAESGRMRQSEIVEATGWSKAKVSRRLSAMDDDGAVTKVQIGRENLICLDGAVPDPALPREVPPSGGTGGLTATPTGQ; the protein is encoded by the coding sequence AAGAAGACCGTCGCGAGAGACGCCGCGCCGATTTCCACGACGGCGTCGGTGCCTAACGTGACGAGCGTCGCGATTTCGGGAGACCAGTTCGCGTCAGTCGACGGAACGCCGTACGTCTGGCGGTCGAGCGTCCGGCGATTCGACGCTGACCTCGCTATCGACACCTCCGGAGCCTACACGCTCTGTCTCTCTACCGACTCCGGGGCGAACCGAACGGCGGCCGCCTGCGAGCGCTTCTCGGTGAACGCGACCGGCGACCCGTCGAACGCCACGGTCGTCGGCACGAACGCCAGCGTCGTCTCCGTCGCGCCGAACGGCACGTTCTCGGCCGACGCGACGCGGGCGACGCTCACTCTGCGGAACGCGACGACCAACGCGACTCTCGACACCGCCGTGGTCGGACTCGCCGAGAAGTCGGGAGATATCGACCGCGACGGCCTGACCAACCGGCGCGAACTCGCGGCCGGGACCGGCGTCGGAGCGACCGACACGGACGGCGACGGACTCGCCGACCCCGCCGAAATCGAGGGGGGAACCGACCCGACCGCCGCTGACAGCGACGGCGACGGCCTGAACGACGGCCCGGAGGTGGGGAACTACTCGACCGACCCGAACGGCGGCGACACCGACGGCGACGGAATCGGCGACCGGACGGAGGTCGCCGCGGGCACCGACCCGACGCTGGTTGACACCGACGGAGACAGACTTCCCGACGACGAAGAACGCGACCGCGACACCGACCCGACCGCCGTCGATACGGACGGCGACGGTCTCTCGGACTTCACGGAACTCGAAGCGGGCACCGATCCGCTCGCCACCGACACCGACACTGACGGCGTCCAAGACGACGCGGAGTTGCAGGGCGACATCGACCCGACCGACCCCGACTCCGACGACGACGGTCTCCTCGACGGCGAAGAACACGAGGTCGGGACTGACCCGACCGCGGCCGACAGCGACGGCGACGGCTTGAACGACCAGACCGAGGTCGAACGCTTCGGAACCGGCCCGCTCGATACCGACACCGACGGCGACTTCCTGAGCGACCAGACCGAGGTCAAACTGGGCGTCAGCCCCCATGACTCGCTGTCTCCGGCGTGGATAACCGGCGGCGTCCTCGGGTTCTGGGCGGGCGTCGGTCTCACGGTCTTCCTGACTCGGTGGGACTGGCCCTCGCTCGGGCCTCGCATCGCGCGCGCCGTGCCGAGTCGGTTCCAGCGCGGCGCGTCCGCGAAGTCGCGGAGTTCCCCCGGCGCGAACGTGAATCCCGCCGAGACTGCCACCAGCGCTGACGTGCCTGCGTCGAGGTCCGACGGGGTCGCGCCCCGCGACGCCTCGACGCTTCCTGCCGCGACCGGCGACGAAGCTGACGTCGGAGACCGGACCGACACCGCCGACAGCGGCGCCGCTGTGGGTCGGACTGGCGCTGACGCCCCGGCCGACGCCGCCGACCGAACCGCGGTCGAAGTCGCCGCCGCGGCCGAGGCGGAACTCGTCTCGGACGCGGAACTCGTCCGGCGCATGCTCCGGGCCGAGTCCGGCCGGATGCGCCAGAGCGAAATCGTGGAGGCGACCGGGTGGTCGAAGGCGAAGGTCAGCAGGCGACTCTCCGCGATGGACGACGACGGGGCAGTCACCAAGGTTCAGATCGGCCGCGAGAACCTCATCTGTCTTGACGGGGCGGTTCCGGACCCCGCCCTGCCCAGAGAGGTCCCGCCGTCCGGCGGCACGGGCGGGTTGACCGCGACTCCGACCGGGCAGTAA